One Pseudomonas abieticivorans genomic region harbors:
- a CDS encoding GTPase/DUF3482 domain-containing protein — MSKPLKLAVVGHTNVGKTSLLRTLTRDVGFGEVSHRPSTTRHVEGARLSVDGQPLLELYDTPGLEDAIALLDFLERLDRPGERLDGPARTERFLQGSEARQRFEQEAKVLRQLLACDAGLYVIDAREPVLAKYRDELEVLAGCGKPLLPVLNFVSSAEHREGEWREALARLGLHALVRFDSVAPPEDGERRLYESLALLLEHSRDALQRLIDDQQQQRIAREHSAVRLIAELLIDCAACRRSVPSAPAAVEKAIGELRESIRQREQRCVEALLRLYAFRVQDAAASDLPLLDGRWGDDLFNPETLKQLGVRVGSGIAAGAAAGAGVDLLVGGLTLGLAALAGAIAGGALQTARGYGGRLLGKLKGQRELTVDDNVLRLLALRQRQLLQALNSRGHAAMGRIEVAPPQDKTWREGKLPEALGKARAHPQWSSLNPGARLSQAERQEQIDLLSSQL; from the coding sequence ATGAGTAAACCGCTGAAGCTCGCCGTGGTCGGCCACACCAACGTCGGCAAAACCTCGCTGTTACGCACCCTCACCCGCGATGTCGGCTTTGGCGAAGTGTCCCACCGCCCCAGCACCACCCGCCACGTGGAAGGCGCGCGGCTGTCAGTGGACGGCCAACCGCTGCTAGAGCTCTATGACACTCCGGGCCTAGAAGACGCCATCGCCCTGCTCGACTTTCTGGAGCGCCTGGATCGCCCGGGCGAACGCCTCGACGGCCCGGCCCGTACCGAACGCTTTCTGCAAGGCAGCGAAGCGCGCCAGCGTTTCGAACAAGAAGCCAAGGTGCTGCGCCAACTGCTGGCCTGCGATGCCGGGTTGTATGTGATCGACGCCCGCGAGCCGGTATTGGCCAAGTACCGCGACGAACTGGAGGTTTTGGCCGGGTGTGGCAAGCCGCTGTTGCCGGTGCTCAACTTCGTCAGCAGCGCCGAGCACCGTGAAGGCGAATGGCGCGAGGCCCTGGCGCGGCTGGGCTTGCACGCGCTGGTGCGCTTTGACAGCGTGGCCCCGCCAGAAGACGGCGAACGGCGCCTGTACGAAAGCCTGGCGCTGCTGCTGGAGCATTCGCGTGACGCCTTGCAGCGGCTGATCGATGACCAACAGCAGCAACGCATTGCCCGCGAACACAGCGCGGTGCGCCTGATCGCCGAGCTGTTGATCGACTGCGCAGCCTGCCGGCGCAGTGTGCCCAGTGCACCCGCGGCGGTGGAAAAAGCCATTGGCGAGTTGCGCGAAAGCATTCGCCAGCGCGAGCAGCGCTGTGTCGAGGCGCTGCTGCGGCTCTACGCTTTTCGCGTGCAGGACGCCGCCGCCAGTGACCTGCCTTTGCTGGACGGGCGCTGGGGCGACGACCTGTTCAACCCCGAAACCCTCAAGCAGTTAGGCGTTCGCGTGGGCAGTGGTATCGCCGCCGGGGCGGCGGCGGGCGCGGGCGTGGACCTGCTGGTGGGCGGCCTGACCCTGGGCTTGGCCGCATTGGCCGGCGCCATCGCCGGCGGCGCCCTGCAAACCGCACGCGGTTACGGCGGGCGGCTGTTGGGCAAGCTCAAGGGCCAGCGCGAACTGACCGTGGACGACAACGTGTTGCGCCTGCTGGCCCTGCGTCAGCGCCAATTGCTGCAAGCGCTGAACAGCCGGGGCCATGCCGCCATGGGCCGCATAGAGGTAGCGCCCCCTCAAGACAAAACCTGGCGCGAAGGCAAGCTGCCCGAGGCCCTCGGCAAGGCCAGGGCACATCCGCAGTGGTCATCGCTAAACCCGGGCGCCCGCTTGAGCCAGGCCGAGCGCCAGGAGCAGATCGACCTACTCAGCAGCCAGCTCTAG
- a CDS encoding DUF2868 domain-containing protein has product MTTLDRLWLTEAIRLREEQAGPLEDQEANRNARTSSGELTLRIENRALWLAERDGLVTALKHWKQGAKLALLVLAVVVIASGCGLAFAALGNGLLPVNVFWALGSLLGLNLLMLLGWLSGLLFAGEHSASLGRLWFWLSEKLARDAKASHLGPALVLLLQRQRLNRWALGMLVNGLWLLALTSALVLMLLLLATRRYGFVWETTILSADTFVALTQALGTLPHALGFTVPDETMIRASGDAALALDSARQAWAGWLVGVLLVFGIVPRLLLAGLCLWRWQRGKAKLALDLKLPGYSQLRERLMPSSERLGISDAAPEQLHHIDPPSAINGSEGALLVGIELDSQRTWPPSLPATVKDAGILDSRESRQRLLDQLTRYPPARLAIACDPRRSPDRGSLALIAELARCANATRVWLLPAPPGQTLDADRLSDWHGALADLQLLHSDHPPLNWLETGDE; this is encoded by the coding sequence CTGACCACCCTGGATAGACTCTGGCTTACCGAAGCCATCCGCCTGCGCGAAGAGCAGGCCGGCCCCCTGGAAGACCAGGAAGCCAACCGCAACGCTCGCACCAGCTCTGGCGAGCTGACCCTGCGCATCGAGAACCGTGCGCTGTGGCTGGCCGAGCGCGATGGCCTGGTCACCGCCCTCAAGCACTGGAAGCAGGGTGCGAAGCTGGCACTGCTGGTGCTGGCGGTCGTGGTCATTGCCAGCGGCTGTGGCCTGGCGTTCGCCGCGTTGGGCAACGGCCTGTTGCCGGTAAATGTGTTCTGGGCCTTGGGCAGCCTGCTGGGGCTGAACCTGCTTATGTTGCTGGGCTGGTTGAGCGGCCTGCTGTTTGCCGGCGAGCACAGCGCCAGCCTCGGCCGTTTATGGTTTTGGCTGAGCGAGAAACTGGCGCGCGATGCCAAGGCCAGTCACCTTGGCCCGGCGCTGGTGTTGCTGCTGCAACGCCAGCGGCTGAACCGCTGGGCCTTGGGCATGCTGGTCAACGGCCTGTGGCTGTTGGCGCTGACCAGTGCGTTGGTGTTGATGCTGTTGCTGTTGGCCACACGGCGTTATGGGTTTGTGTGGGAAACCACCATCCTCAGCGCCGACACCTTTGTCGCGCTGACCCAGGCACTGGGCACCCTGCCCCACGCGCTGGGCTTCACGGTGCCGGACGAAACCATGATCCGCGCCAGTGGCGATGCTGCCTTGGCCTTGGACAGCGCCCGGCAGGCCTGGGCCGGCTGGCTGGTAGGCGTGTTGCTGGTGTTTGGCATCGTGCCGCGGCTGCTGTTGGCCGGGCTGTGCCTGTGGCGCTGGCAACGGGGCAAAGCGAAGTTGGCCCTGGACCTCAAGCTGCCAGGCTATAGCCAATTGCGCGAACGGCTGATGCCCAGCAGCGAACGCCTGGGGATCAGCGACGCCGCGCCCGAGCAGCTTCATCACATCGATCCACCCAGCGCCATCAACGGCAGCGAAGGGGCCCTGCTGGTCGGCATCGAACTGGACAGCCAACGCACCTGGCCACCCTCCCTGCCAGCCACGGTGAAAGACGCTGGCATCCTCGACAGCCGCGAGTCCCGCCAGCGCCTGCTCGACCAGCTAACCCGCTACCCGCCCGCGCGCCTGGCCATCGCCTGCGACCCGCGGCGCTCGCCCGACCGTGGCAGCCTGGCGTTGATCGCCGAGTTGGCCCGCTGCGCCAACGCCACCCGCGTCTGGCTGCTGCCCGCGCCGCCCGGCCAAACCCTGGACGCAGACCGCTTGAGCGACTGGCACGGCGCCCTGGCCGACCTGCAGTTACTGCACAGCGACCACCCACCGCTCAATTGGCTGGAGACCGGTGATGAGTAA